One part of the Cottoperca gobio chromosome 14, fCotGob3.1, whole genome shotgun sequence genome encodes these proteins:
- the sod1 gene encoding superoxide dismutase [Cu-Zn], which yields MVVKAVCVLKGAGETSGTVYFEQENKDAPVKLTGEIKGLTPGLHGFHVHAFGDNTNGCISAGPHFNPHNKTHAGPNDEVRHVGDLGNVTATDDNVAKLDITDKIISLNGEHSIIGRTMVIHEKADDLGKGGNEESAKTGNAGGRLACGVIGIAQ from the exons ATGGTTGTGAaagctgtctgtgtgttgaaAGGAGCTGGAGAGACCAGCGGGACCGTTTACTTTGAGCAGGAG AACAAGGATGCCCCTGTGAAGCTGACGGGAGAAATCAAAGGCCTTACTCCTGGTCTGCATGGATTCCATGTTCATGCTTTTGGAGACAATACAAACG GGTGCATCAGTGCTGGCCCTCACTTCAATCCCCACAACAAGACTCATGCCGGTCCTAATGATGAAGTGAG GCATGTTGGAGACCTGGGGAATGTGACTGCTACAGATGATAACGTTGCAAAGCTAGACATCACGGACAAGATTATCTCCCTCAATGGAGAACACTCTATCATTGGCCGAACCATGGTG ATCCATGAGAAGGCTGACGATCTGGGAAAAGGAGGCAATGAAGAGAGTGCAAAGACGGGCAATGCTGGTGGACGTCTGGCCTGTGGTGTCATTGGCATCGCCCAGTAA
- the scaf4a gene encoding splicing factor, arginine/serine-rich 15, producing the protein MDAVNAFNHELFSLIDSKPPISRAKMISITKSAIKAMKLYKHVVQIVEKFIKKCKPEYKVAGLYVVDSIVRQSRHQFGSDKDVFGPRFTKNITGTFENLCLCPVEDRSKIVRVLNLWQKNGVFKIEVIQPLLNMATSSGSAAALYTGSDDPGFSPPQAKEPVTANSTMTSTSQLQNSDAFAAVAQLFQSTQGQQLQQMLQNFQQQPVKPDAHTQPHTIQTQAQDITIGTVASQPPLTSQTAHQKSTFDKKLLDRFDYDDEPDVGEEAKKDDMSSQASFMQQPPGFSQHSEHFKSPMINMLPDFSQQVPLPPNGQLQAYGLPPGQSFPVMMPLMGHALPGQSPPGSTGPPGFPGVYPPHNAAQQQDLSMDADRSSMRDGRHGQRSHSGSRSPKRRRSRSNSRTRRSRHRRSRSRDRRHHSPRARSQDRREREKERERRQKGLPPPKSETLHICSTTLWVGQLDKRTQQQDVACLLEEFGPIESINMIPPRGCAYIVMIHRQDAFKALQKLSRGSHKVNQKTIKIAWALNKGIKAEFKQYWEVELGVTYIPWSKIREAQLEELKEGGILDVDTLSPEWSGVRKTLGVLEEFTHNGRSEPQPSEDTQLLPVAAAAAPHAQVPPMQQPMVGVGSLQPPVFPGPIGMPPHSFPPGVPPPPFMRPGFNPMQMPPGFPPPGGMPLGLPPPSKGGVEDQPMDPAGLGNRKNDDVPEGPNIFNNQMGPMGNQLGGPPGGNIQPPPGGLLGARPGIIPLQRPPVPPPPHMQRFPPPHGPRPPHPNMPPMPPQMMPRGLHPQMMHHDPLPPKGGFGMLHPHNMRAPFPPHGHGPPPHGPPPHGPPHGPPPPFIRPGGPRGQEGPEEMEGRPFRGDRPGFRDREPERDRDWDQDRDREKDRGFGGGRRPFGDGGRGGGDRMDGRDRLGGWQEDGGDHQGGGWERDRDRDRDRDRDRDRRDWREKRNSLDRDRERGRGEDVEKEQGRGEGGERGRVERGRGAEGKEGERPRRSERRERTTRWDKDDRLAELENVEKVQTSNSTEDPPVTPVVTMETSTEPSLEASEKKEESELLSPSPEAAKAAGEPVPSEPSPSAQSEPTETKEEAAS; encoded by the exons ATGGATGCCGTCAACGCCTTTAACCATGAG TTATTCTCGTTGATTGACTCCAAGCCCCCGATCTCTCGGGCGAAGATGATTTCCATCACCAAATCGGCCATCAAAGCTATGAAA ctaTACAAACATGTGGTGCAGATTGTGGAAAAGTTTATCAAAAAG TGTAAGCCGGAGTACAAGGTAGCGGGCCTGTATGTAGTGGATTCCATTGTTAGGCAGTCCAGACACCAGTTTGGATCAGACAAGGACGTGTTTGGCCCGAGGTTCACCAAAAACATTACAGGAACCTTTGAGAACCTCTGCCTTTGCCCCGTAGAGGACAgg aGTAAGATTGTGCGGGTGTTGAACCTGTGGCAAAAGAATGGGGTGTTTAAGATTGAGGTTATTCAGCCCCTCCTGAACATGGCAACCAGCTCTGGCAGTGCTGCTGCACTCTACACAGGCTCAGATGATCCAG GTTTTTCCCCACCTCAAGCCAAAGAGCCAGTAACGGCAAACTCCACCATGACATCCACTTCTCAGCTGCAAAACTCTGACGCCTTTGCTGCTGTGGCACAGCTCTTCCAGTCCACACAGgggcagcag CTTCAACAGATGCTGCAGAACTTTCAGCAGCAGCCTGTGAAGCCTGACGCCCACACTCAGCCTCATACCATTCAAACACAGGCCCAAGACATCACCATTGGCACGGTCGCATCGCAACCGCCTCTGACCAGCCAAACCGCCCATCAGAAGTCAACCTTTGACAAG aAATTGCTGGACCGTTTTGACTATGACGATGAACCAGACGTTGGAGAAGAGGCCAAGAAGGATGACATGTCATCACAGGCCTCCTT CATGCAGCAGCCTCCAGGCTTCTCGCAGCACTCGGAGCACTTTAAATCCCCGATGATTAACATGTTGCCAGACTTCTCACAACAG GTTCCTCTCCCTCCTAATGGCCAGCTGCAGGCCTATGGTTTACCGCCAGGACAAAGCTTCCCAGTCATGATGCCTCTTATGGGGCATGCTTTGCCAGGGCAGTCTCCCCCTGGTTCTACTGGGCCTCCAGGATTCCCAGGGGTATACCCTCCCCACAATGCTGCCCAGCAACAG GATTTGTCAATGGATGCGGACCGTTCATCTATGAGGGATGGCAGACATGGTCAACGGTCACACTCAGGCTCCAG GTCTCCAAAGCGGAGGAGGTCACGGTCTAATTCCCGTACAAGACGATCCAGGCACAGGCGATCGCGCTCCAGAGACCGGCGTCACCATTCCCCACGCGCTCGCTCGCAGGACcgcagggagagggagaaggagagagagcgacgGCAGAAAGGCCTCCCCCCACCCAAGAGCGAGACCCTACACA TTTGCAGTACAACTCTTTGGGTGGGCCAGTTGGACAAGAGAACACAACAGCAAGATGTCGCCTGTTTACTGGAGGAGTTTGGGCCGATAGAGTCCATCAAT ATGATCCCACCACGTGGCTGTGCCTATATTGTCATGATACATCGGCAAGATGCCTTCAAGGCTCTGCAGAAGCTTAGTAGAGGATCTCACAAAGTGAACCAGAAAACCATCAAG ATTGCTTGGGCTTTGAACAAGGGTATAAAGGCTGAGTTTAAACAGTACTGGGAAGTGGAGCTGGGTGTCACCTACATACCGTGGTCTAAAATCAGAGAGGCTCAGTTGGAGGAGCTAAAAGAAGGAGGAATTCTGGATGTAGACACATTATCACCAG AGTGGAGTGGAGTAAGGAAAACTCTTGGCGTCCTGGAGGAATTCACCCACAATGGCCGTTCTGAGCCGCAGCCGTCTGAGGACACACAGCTTTTACCTGTGGCTGCCGCAGCTGCTCCTCATGCACAG GTTCCTCCAATGCAGCAGCCAATGGTTGGTGTGGGTTCCCTCCAGCCTCCTGTTTTTCCTGGTCCCATAGGCATGCCTCCGCATTCCTTCCCCCCAGGcgtcccccctcctcctttcatGAGACCTGGCTTCAACCCCATGCAGATGCCTCCAG GTTTTCCTCCTCCAGGTGGAATGCCTCTTGGTCTACCACCTCCTTCCAAAGGTGGAGTTGAAGACCAGCCTATGGACCCAGCGGGTCTGGGTAACAGGAAAAATGACGATGTCCCGGAGGGTCCCAACATCTTCAACAACCAGATGGGACCTATGg gTAACCAGTTAGGTGGACCTCCAGGTGGAAACATCCAACCCCCTCCAGGTGGCCTGCTGGGCGCACGGCCCGGTATAATCCCACTTCAGCGTCCTCCGGTTCCTCCCCCACCACACATGCAGCGTTTCCCTCCACCCCACGGGCCACGACCCCCTCACCCCAACATGCCACCTATGCCCCCACAGATGATGCCCAGAGGGCTACACCCTCAAATGATGCACCATGACCCCCTTCCACCAAAAGGAGGTTTTGGGATGCTCCATCCCCACAATATGAGGGCTCCTTTCCCTCCACATGGGCATGGCCCTCCTCCTCATGGACCTCCTCCTCATGGTCCTCCTCatggtcctcctcctccttttatCAGACCAGGAGGACCTCGTGGACAAGAGGGGCCGGAAGAAATGGAGGGCAGACCGTTCAGGGGAGACAGGCCTGGATTCAGGGACCGAGAGCCAGAGAGGGACAGGGACTGGGATCAAGACAGGGATAGAGAGAAGGACCGAGGTTTTGGTGGTGGAAGGCGTCCATTTGGTGATGGTGGGAGAGGAGGCGGTGATAGAATGGATGGGAGGGACCGGCTCGGAGGTTGGCAGGAAGACGGAGGAGATCACCAAGGAGGGGgatgggagagagacagagatcgGGATAGAGACCGCGatcgagacagagacagacgggacTGGAGGGAGAAGCGTAACAGCCTGGATAGAGACAGGGAGCGAGGGAGGGGTGAAGATGTGGAAAAGGAacaggggaggggagagggaggagaaagaggaagggttgaaagagggagaggagctgaaggaaaagaaggagaaaggcCAAGGCGGTCAGAGCGGCGAGAGAGGACCACGCGGTGGGACAAGGATGACCGATTGGCCGAACTGGAAAACGTGGAAAAGGTTCAGACCTCTAACAGCACAGAGGATCCTCCTGTGACTCCTGTGGTTACCATGGAAACCAGTACTGAACCAAGCTTGGAAGCTTCTGAAAAGAAGGAAGAATCTGAACTTTTATCTCCGTCCCCAGAGGCAGCGAAGGCTGCAGGAGAGCCGGTGCCCTCTGAGCCCTCACCTTCAGCTCAAAGTGAGCCCacagaaacaaaagaggaaGCGGCATCATAG
- the hunk gene encoding hormonally up-regulated neu tumor-associated kinase homolog A — MPVADSDMVVDNSHGFYEGKSLNSAGNDSIPSSLCSPAADILKNFYHTKRVGNYLIGRKLGEGSFAKVREGLHALTGEKVAVKVIDKRKAKKDSYVTKNLRREGHIQQMIRHPNITQLLDILETDNSYYLVMELCPGGNLMNRIYDKKRLDERETQKYIRQLVLAVEHLHRAGVVHRDLKIENLLLDEQDNIKLIDFGLSNCAGILGYSDPFSTQCGSPAYAAPELLARKKYGPKVDVWSIGVNMYAMLTGNLPFTVEPFSLRALHQKMVDKEMNPLPPSLCTAAICLLKKLLEPDPNKRPNIHQVMADSWLQLANKNTGAPYLNRIHIEEINHTVLLHMTEKMNYKHSEVLSAVLTNRACHTLAVYFLLNKKMKRLSKKYREMQFQETKKGEKQKTEYFQTQWRKHVDKLTIPPKQTPVYLAVAKGPSKEKKHRTGILRAITGGHRNSPLAPPGTVASSSMEYLEIQPLFSNTPKQRRRLATLPQVNTSPEHNIPAPPAPSPIGMHSFGSLSKAEQIEDTPTSPWYKLTNGTLSPPRHVSAFQPDSSYLKKATIPSPPVLIVNPQPKKSVSSDWGGSSDTSGSPPSTIGSPPGSSAFSPPKSAFSALNPTSAFSPPSNSSSSDPDSPTHRSKFPSMGIGQLLKKKVKLQPFSFRPEQVVEEVVSPPPYPMQTLLCASGALKTLC; from the exons ATGCCAGTTGCAGACAGCGACATGGTAGTAGACAACAGCCACGGGTTCTATGAGGGTAAATCCCTAAATAGTGCCGGGAATGACAGCATCCCGTCCTCTCTATGCAGTCCTGCGGCGGACATCCTAAAGAACTTTTACCACACCAAACGGGTCGGGAACTATCTGATCGGGAGGAAACTGGGAGAAGGATCGTTCGCCAAAGTTAGAGAAGGTCTCCATGCGTTGACTGGTGAAAAG GTGGCGGTGAAGGTGATTGACAAGCGAAAGGCCAAGAAGGACTCTTATGTGACCAAGAACCTGCGGAGGGAGGGCCACATCCAGCAGATGATCCGCCACCCCAACATCACACAGCTGCTGGACATCCTGGAGACGGACAACAGCTACTACCTGGTGATGGAGCTGTGTCCCGGCGGGAACCTCATGAACCGCATCTACGACAAGAAGCGCCTGGATGAACGGGAGACTCAGAAATATATCCGGCAGTTGGTGCTGGCTGTTGAGCACCTGCACAGGGCGGGTGTAGTGCACAG GGATCTGAAGATAGAAAACCTCTTGTTGGACGAGCAGGACAACATAAAGCTGATAG ATTTTGGCCTCAGTAACTGCGCAGGCATCTTGGGATACTCAGACCCATTTAGCACCCAGTGTGGAAGTCCGGCCTACGCCGCCCCAGAGCTTCTCGCCAGGAAGAAGTACGGGCCGAAGGTGGATGTCTGGTCCAT TGGTGTGAACATGTATGCGATGTTGACTGGGAATCTGCCGTTCACCGTGGAGCCCTTCAGTCTGCGAGCCCTGCACCAGAAGATGGTGGACAAGGAGATGAATCCTCTACCTCCCTCGCTCTGCACAG ctGCCATCTGTCTTCTGAAGAAGCTTCTTGAGCCAGATCCCAACAAGCGCCCCAATATCCATCAGGTGATGGCTGATTCCTGGCTACAGCTGGCCAACAAGAACACAGGGGCACCGTACCTCAACAG GATCCACATCGAGGAAATAAACCACACGGTGTTGCTGCATATGACGGAGAAGATGAACTACAAGCACAGTGAGGTGCTGAGCGCCGTTCTCACCAACCGTGCCTGCCACACTCTGGCTGTCTACTTCCTCCTCAACAAGAAAATGAAGAGACTCTCTAAAAAATACAGG GAGATGCAGTtccaagaaacaaagaaaggagaaaagcagaaaaccGAATACTTCCAGACCCAGTGGAGGAAGCACGTCGACAAGCTCACCATTCCTCCCAAGCAGACGCCTGTCTACCTGGCTGTTGCCAAGGGGCCCAGCAAGGAGAAGAAACACAGAACAG GTATATTGCGTGCCATAACTGGTGGCCATCGTAATTCACCTCTGGCACCACCCGGCACTGTTGCCTCTTCCTCCATGGAATATCTAGAGATCCAACCTCTCTTTTCCAACACCCCTAAGCAACGGAGGCGCTTGGCCACCCTGCCACAAGTCAACACGAGCCCAGAACACAACATACCCGCCCCACCAGCACCATCACCGATTGGCATGCATTCTTTCGGCTCCCTCTCCAAAGCCGAGCAAATCGAAGACACCCCCACATCACCCTGGTACAAGCTGACCAACGGGACTCTGTCCCCGCCCCGCCACGTCTCCGCCTTCCAACCCGACTCCTCTTACTTGAAGAAGGCCACAATCCCCAGTCCTCCTGTCCTCATTGTCAACCCGCAGCCCAAGAAGAGCGTCTCGTCAGATTGGGGCGGTTCTTCTGACACCAGCGGCAGCCCTCCCAGCACTATAGGAAGCCCCCCAGGGAGCTCTGCTTTCAGCCCTCCGAAGTCCGCCTTCAGTGCCCTCAACCCCACCTCAGCATTCAGTCCTCCttctaacagcagcagcagcgatcCCGACAGCCCGACGCACCGCAGCAAGTTCCCCTCCATGGGAATCGGACAGCTCCTAAAGAAGAAAGTCAAGCTGCAGCCGTTCTCCTTCCGGCCAGAACAGGTCGTTGAGGAAGTGGTGTCCCCGCCTCCCTACCCCATGCAGACTCTCCTCTGTGCTTCAGGTGCACTCAAGACCCTCTGCTGA